A single genomic interval of Megalobrama amblycephala isolate DHTTF-2021 linkage group LG17, ASM1881202v1, whole genome shotgun sequence harbors:
- the nmnat3 gene encoding nicotinamide/nicotinic acid mononucleotide adenylyltransferase 3 → MAGRIPLVLLACGSFNPITHQHMRLFELARDHMHQTGLYRVVGGIVSPVGDSYGKQGLVASKHRLAMARLALQSSDWVSVDDWESQQVDWTETAVTMRYHYGRIAAQYHHSKAPPTNERPSSDVPQLKLLCGADFLDTFKVPGLWRDDHVEEVVGRFGLVCVSRGSLQPDRAIHESDLLSRHRQSIFLVREWVRNEISATEIRRALRRGHSVKYLLPDSVIDYIQEHNLYTQDSEMKNKDIKLRPLTKQAIQD, encoded by the exons ATGGCTGGCCGTATTCCTCTGGTTTTGCTGGCCTGTGGCTCTTTCAATCCCATTACCCACCAGCACATGCGGCTATTTGAGCTGGCCAGAGACCACATGCACCAGACGG GTCTGTATCGTGTGGTGGGTGGCATTGTATCTCCTGTCGGTGATAGTTATGGTAAACAGGGTCTTGTTGCTTCGAAACACAGACTTGCTATGGCAAGACTGGCCCTGCAGAGCTCTGACTGGGTTTCCGTAGATGACTGGGAGAGCCAGCAGGTGGATTGGACAGAGACTGCGGTGACCATGAG GTACCACTATGGCCGCATAGCTGCTCAGTACCACCACAGCAAGGCCCCGCCCACAAACGAGCGACCATCCTCTG ACGTGCCACAGTTGAAGCTTCTTTGTGGAGCGGATTTCCTGGACACGTTTAAGGTGCCTGGTTTGTGGAGGGACGATCATGTCGAGGAGGTGGTGGGCCGCTTCGGACTGGTCTGCGTGAGCCGCGGTAGCCTGCAGCCAGACCGGGCTATACATGAGTCCGACTTGTTGTCCAGGCACCGGCAGAGCATTTTCCTGGTTCGGGAGTGGGTACGCAATGAGATCAGTGCTACAGAGATCCGACGAGCCCTACGGAGGGGCCACAGTGTTAAATATCTCTTGCCAGACTCTGTCATTGATTACATACAAGAGCACAACCTTTATACCCAAGACAGTGAGATGAAGAACAAAGACATTAAACTAAGACCTCTTACCAAGCAAGCAATACAAGACTGA